The stretch of DNA GGGAATAGCCTTCAAACTTTTACAACAAGGAGATGCGCAAATAATTATTAGCGGAGGTACGGAAGCTGCAATTACTCCTATGGCTTTAGCCGGTTTTTGCCAGATGAGGGCATTATCTACCCAAAACGATCAACCTAAAAATGCTTCTAAACCCTTTGATAAGGAAAGAGATGGATTTGTTATAGGGGAAGGAGCTGGGATACTAATTCTAGAAACTATGCGGCACGCAAAAGAGCGAAACGCACCTATTTATGCCGAGATGCTTGGTGTCGGCATGACTGCTGATGCTTACCATATTACTGCTCCCGCACCTGAAGGAGTGGCGGCTGCCAAAGCTATCGAAATTGCTTTAAAAGATGCAGAAATAAACCCCTCCCAAATAGAATATATTAACGCTCATGGTACTTCTACTCCTTTAAATGATAAATTAGAAACCCTAATTATTAAAAAAATATTTGGTAATTATGCCTATGATTTAAAGATAAGTTCCAATAAATCGATGACTGGTCATCTTTTGGGAGCAAGCGGTGGAGTGGAAGCGATTTCTACTGTTCTTACCATAAAAAATGGTATAATTCCTCCTACAATAAATTACAATTCTCCCGATCCGGAGTGTGATTTAGATTACGTGCCTAATATAAGTGAAAAGAAAAGTTTGAATTATGCTATTTCCAATTCATTTGGCTTTGGCGGACATA from Candidatus Atribacteria bacterium encodes:
- the fabF gene encoding beta-ketoacyl-[acyl-carrier-protein] synthase II; protein product: MKNRVVITGLGPVTPVGIGKDQFWQSLIQGKSGIDRISYFDTEKYSTKIAAEVKDFNCTNYLSNKEANRMDKNTQFSIVAAMLALEDSKLKITEKDSFLTGVIIGSGIGGIDTFEKQHKILLEKGPGRVSPFFVPMMISNISAGEIAIKIGAKGPNGVITTACASSTHALGIAFKLLQQGDAQIIISGGTEAAITPMALAGFCQMRALSTQNDQPKNASKPFDKERDGFVIGEGAGILILETMRHAKERNAPIYAEMLGVGMTADAYHITAPAPEGVAAAKAIEIALKDAEINPSQIEYINAHGTSTPLNDKLETLIIKKIFGNYAYDLKISSNKSMTGHLLGASGGVEAISTVLTIKNGIIPPTINYNSPDPECDLDYVPNISEKKSLNYAISNSFGFGGHNGVIVLSKYDEDEEVDTR